From the genome of Cytobacillus firmus, one region includes:
- a CDS encoding manganese efflux pump MntP: MSAMIGEILTLALMAFALGMDAFSVGLGMGMYKLRLRQIAKIGITIGLFHVWMPLLGMIAGRFLSNTFGAIAGYVGGGLLLLLGVQMIWSSFRDEEDSLITPVGIGLLIFALSVSLDSFSVGLSLGIYGAKTFLVLVFFGAGATILTWAGLLTGRKVQSWIGSYSEALGGAILLAFGVKLLFL; the protein is encoded by the coding sequence ATGTCTGCAATGATTGGCGAAATTTTAACACTGGCTTTAATGGCATTCGCATTGGGAATGGATGCCTTTTCAGTAGGTCTTGGCATGGGGATGTACAAACTCCGCCTCAGACAAATAGCTAAAATCGGCATCACCATTGGACTTTTCCATGTCTGGATGCCTTTATTGGGAATGATAGCAGGCAGATTCCTTTCAAATACATTTGGAGCCATTGCCGGATATGTTGGCGGGGGGCTGCTCCTTTTATTAGGCGTGCAGATGATTTGGTCAAGCTTCAGGGATGAAGAGGACAGCTTAATTACGCCAGTGGGCATAGGGCTGCTGATTTTTGCATTGAGCGTCAGCCTTGATAGTTTTTCAGTCGGCCTAAGCCTTGGAATATACGGAGCTAAAACCTTCCTGGTACTCGTCTTCTTTGGAGCCGGTGCCACTATTCTAACATGGGCAGGCCTCCTCACCGGCAGAAAAGTCCAAAGCTGGATCGGCTCCTACAGCGAAGCTCTCGGTGGTGCCATCCTCCTCGCTTTTGGGGTAAAGCTCTTATTTTTATAA
- a CDS encoding L-threonylcarbamoyladenylate synthase, which yields MITKRWPVDNSVDKEDSYSQCSQAADLLKNNEVVAFPTETVYGLGGNAKSDEAVSKIFEAKGRPSDNPLIIHIADKAQLNAFITEIPQKAQTLMEQFWPGPLTLIFTHKEGVLSQYATAGLSTVAVRMPDHPVALALLKKTGLPIAAPSANRSGRPSPTTADHVWEDLNGRIAGLVDGGPTGVGVESTVVDCTGEVPVILRPGGITREQLEEVVGEVSVDPALTDESQAPKSPGMKYRHYAPDAPLYLVEGTREDIQHFVEDKKQEGLSVGVLTTEENREFYHADYVYACGQREKLETVASALYEALRYFNTTDADIIFCEMFPGEGVGHAIMNRLMKAAGHRIISR from the coding sequence ATGATTACAAAAAGATGGCCGGTGGATAACAGTGTGGATAAAGAAGATAGTTATTCACAGTGTTCACAGGCTGCCGATCTGCTGAAAAATAATGAAGTGGTCGCTTTTCCAACAGAAACCGTATATGGATTAGGCGGGAATGCGAAAAGTGATGAAGCGGTCAGTAAAATATTCGAGGCAAAAGGACGTCCGAGTGATAATCCACTGATTATCCACATTGCTGATAAAGCTCAGCTGAACGCTTTTATAACGGAAATTCCGCAAAAGGCGCAGACGCTGATGGAACAATTTTGGCCGGGACCGCTTACGCTCATTTTTACTCATAAGGAGGGCGTTCTTTCCCAGTATGCAACAGCGGGTTTATCCACAGTGGCTGTAAGAATGCCGGATCATCCGGTGGCCCTTGCGCTGCTGAAGAAAACAGGACTTCCCATTGCGGCACCAAGTGCGAACCGGTCCGGAAGGCCAAGTCCGACAACGGCTGACCATGTCTGGGAAGACCTGAATGGAAGAATTGCCGGATTAGTGGATGGAGGTCCGACTGGTGTTGGTGTGGAATCAACCGTTGTGGATTGTACGGGAGAAGTGCCGGTTATCCTAAGGCCGGGCGGCATTACAAGAGAACAGCTGGAAGAGGTTGTAGGAGAGGTCAGTGTTGACCCTGCATTAACGGATGAAAGCCAGGCGCCGAAATCTCCGGGCATGAAGTACCGTCATTATGCGCCGGATGCACCTCTTTATTTAGTAGAAGGAACAAGAGAGGATATCCAGCACTTTGTTGAGGATAAGAAGCAGGAAGGTCTTTCAGTTGGCGTTCTGACGACAGAGGAAAACCGGGAATTCTATCATGCTGATTATGTGTATGCCTGCGGGCAGCGAGAAAAGCTTGAAACCGTGGCAAGCGCTCTCTATGAAGCGTTAAGATATTTCAATACAACTGATGCTGATATTATTTTCTGTGAGATGTTTCCGGGTGAAGGCGTCGGGCATGCCATCATGAACCGCCTGATGAAGGCAGCTGGACACAGGATCATTAGCAGATAA
- the prmC gene encoding peptide chain release factor N(5)-glutamine methyltransferase has product MKVYEALNWASSFFRKSNRDENAGELLLQHFMKMSRASFLANLREELHPEVLAEFQRAVQAHAAGQPVQYIIGSEEFYGRTFQVNEDVLIPRPETEELVYNALQKINKLFGTATGLEMADIGTGSGAIAVTMKLEKPELTVTATDIYGPTLELAQKNAEQNGAEIKFFQGDLLQPLISKGKKFDIILSNPPYIPEKDIEWMSDVVTKHEPHRALFAGEEGLDLYKRFMAELPAVIKDRALIGFEVGAGQSAAVSALLQKTFPQANIETIYDINGKDRMVFAEIG; this is encoded by the coding sequence ATGAAAGTATATGAAGCCCTCAATTGGGCTTCTTCTTTTTTTAGGAAGTCAAATCGTGATGAGAATGCCGGTGAGCTGCTATTGCAGCATTTTATGAAAATGAGCAGGGCCAGCTTTCTGGCTAATCTGCGCGAAGAATTGCATCCGGAGGTCCTCGCTGAATTCCAGAGAGCTGTGCAGGCACATGCAGCGGGCCAGCCTGTGCAGTATATCATCGGCTCTGAGGAATTCTACGGGCGCACCTTCCAGGTGAATGAAGATGTGCTTATCCCAAGGCCGGAAACAGAAGAACTGGTTTATAACGCTCTGCAGAAGATAAACAAGCTGTTTGGCACCGCAACTGGGCTTGAGATGGCGGACATCGGCACCGGAAGCGGAGCGATTGCTGTTACGATGAAGCTCGAGAAACCGGAATTAACTGTCACGGCCACAGATATCTATGGGCCGACTCTTGAGCTTGCTCAAAAAAATGCAGAACAGAATGGCGCAGAAATCAAATTTTTCCAGGGAGACCTTCTCCAGCCCCTCATCTCAAAAGGAAAGAAATTTGATATCATTCTATCAAACCCTCCGTATATACCGGAAAAGGATATCGAGTGGATGTCAGATGTAGTCACCAAGCACGAGCCGCATCGTGCCCTTTTTGCAGGGGAAGAGGGACTGGATCTATACAAGCGCTTTATGGCAGAGCTGCCAGCTGTCATCAAAGACCGTGCCCTCATCGGCTTCGAGGTAGGAGCCGGCCAAAGTGCAGCAGTTTCTGCACTACTGCAAAAGACTTTTCCACAGGCCAATATCGAAACCATCTACGATATAAACGGCAAAGACCGGATGGTTTTTGCGGAAATTGGGTGA
- the prfA gene encoding peptide chain release factor 1: MFDRLQSVEDRYERLNELLSDPEIVNDPKKLREYSKEQSGIQETVDTYREYKEVKEQYQDARAMLEEKLDAEMREMVKEELAELEDRKEDLEARLKILLIPKDPNDDKNVIMEIRGAAGGDEAALFAGDLYRMYSRFAETQGWKIDVIEASSTGVGGYKEIIFMINGNGAYSKLKFENGAHRVQRVPETESGGRIHTSTATVAVLPEAEEVEIDIHEKDIRVDTFASSGPGGQSVNTTMSAVRLTHLPTGTVVSCQDEKSQIKNKEKAMKVLRARVYDKFQQEAQAEYDQQRKSAVGTGDRSERIRTYNFPQNRVTDHRIGLTIQKLDQILQGKLDEVIDALIVEEQSAKLDSASNE, translated from the coding sequence GTGTTTGATCGTCTTCAATCTGTCGAGGACCGTTATGAAAGATTAAATGAGCTTTTGAGCGATCCGGAAATTGTCAATGATCCAAAAAAGCTTCGGGAATATTCAAAAGAACAGTCCGGTATTCAGGAAACTGTTGACACATACCGCGAATATAAAGAAGTGAAAGAGCAGTATCAGGATGCGCGTGCCATGCTTGAAGAGAAGCTGGATGCAGAAATGCGCGAAATGGTAAAAGAAGAGCTGGCTGAGCTTGAAGATAGAAAAGAGGACTTGGAAGCGCGTCTGAAAATCCTCCTCATTCCAAAAGACCCGAATGATGATAAAAACGTTATTATGGAAATCCGCGGTGCTGCGGGCGGTGATGAAGCTGCCTTGTTTGCAGGTGACCTATATCGCATGTACAGCCGCTTTGCTGAGACGCAGGGCTGGAAGATCGATGTCATTGAAGCCAGCTCTACGGGTGTAGGCGGCTATAAGGAAATCATCTTCATGATCAACGGAAATGGCGCATATTCCAAGCTTAAGTTTGAAAATGGCGCACACCGTGTTCAGCGTGTACCGGAGACTGAATCTGGCGGGCGCATCCACACTTCTACGGCAACGGTTGCGGTTCTTCCGGAAGCAGAAGAAGTGGAAATCGACATTCATGAGAAAGATATCCGTGTGGATACATTTGCTTCAAGCGGACCGGGCGGACAGAGTGTTAACACGACAATGTCGGCTGTTCGTTTGACTCACTTGCCGACAGGTACGGTTGTATCCTGCCAGGATGAAAAGTCACAGATTAAAAATAAAGAAAAAGCGATGAAGGTTCTTCGTGCTCGTGTTTATGATAAGTTCCAGCAGGAAGCACAGGCTGAATATGACCAGCAGCGTAAATCAGCAGTTGGTACCGGAGACCGCTCTGAGCGTATCCGTACGTACAACTTCCCGCAAAACCGTGTAACCGATCACCGCATCGGCTTAACGATCCAAAAGCTTGATCAGATCCTTCAAGGAAAGCTTGATGAGGTTATTGATGCGCTGATCGTGGAAGAGCAATCTGCCAAGCTGGACAGTGCATCCAATGAGTAA
- the spoIIR gene encoding stage II sporulation protein R: MNTKTIVKLYVLILSLGTILSLYIPQTEVTADEPMVIPNEAIRLRILANSDNEEDQAVKRKVRDAVNAEITEWVAELTSIEDARELIQSRLPEIQKIAEQVAAEEGSNQSVNADFGKVSFPTKLYGQFLYPAGEYEAILITLGEGKGANWWCVLFPPLCFLDFSNGVAVSEGFEEGEKKGVVQAEEIAADTDSEKETPPVYTEEDEEPVEVKFFLVEIWEKIFG, from the coding sequence ATGAACACAAAAACGATTGTGAAATTATATGTACTGATTTTATCCTTAGGAACTATATTAAGTTTATATATACCGCAAACAGAAGTGACAGCAGATGAACCAATGGTCATACCAAATGAGGCTATCAGGCTGCGCATTCTGGCCAATAGCGATAATGAAGAGGACCAGGCGGTTAAAAGAAAAGTAAGGGACGCAGTAAATGCAGAAATTACAGAGTGGGTGGCAGAGCTGACTTCTATCGAAGATGCCCGCGAACTGATCCAGTCCAGATTGCCTGAGATTCAGAAGATTGCCGAACAAGTAGCAGCTGAAGAAGGATCGAACCAAAGTGTAAATGCCGACTTTGGAAAAGTCAGTTTCCCGACGAAATTATACGGACAATTCTTATATCCTGCAGGCGAGTATGAAGCGATCCTTATCACTCTTGGTGAAGGAAAAGGCGCCAACTGGTGGTGCGTGCTATTCCCTCCTCTATGCTTCCTTGACTTCTCAAACGGTGTAGCGGTAAGCGAAGGATTTGAAGAAGGAGAAAAGAAGGGAGTAGTACAAGCAGAAGAAATCGCGGCTGATACAGACTCCGAAAAAGAAACCCCTCCTGTTTACACGGAGGAAGATGAAGAACCAGTAGAAGTAAAATTCTTTTTAGTAGAAATATGGGAAAAAATCTTTGGTTAA
- a CDS encoding KGG domain-containing protein translates to MAKNNNNNNDKMSREERGRMGGEATSRNHDKEFYQEIGSKGGEATAENHDKDFYQEIGKKGGEATAENHDSDFYQEIGQKGGEATAENHDKEFYQEIGRKGGEATSENHDRDFYEEIGRKGGNSND, encoded by the coding sequence ATGGCTAAAAACAACAATAATAACAACGATAAAATGTCTCGTGAGGAACGGGGACGCATGGGCGGAGAAGCAACAAGCCGCAACCATGATAAGGAATTCTATCAGGAAATCGGCTCCAAAGGCGGAGAAGCAACAGCTGAAAACCATGACAAGGACTTCTACCAGGAAATAGGCAAAAAAGGCGGAGAAGCGACAGCGGAAAATCATGATAGTGATTTCTATCAGGAGATTGGCCAAAAAGGCGGAGAAGCAACAGCCGAAAATCATGACAAGGAATTCTATCAGGAAATTGGACGTAAAGGCGGAGAAGCAACTAGTGAAAATCATGACCGCGATTTCTATGAAGAAATCGGCCGAAAAGGCGGCAACTCGAACGACTAA